One region of Gigantopelta aegis isolate Gae_Host chromosome 7, Gae_host_genome, whole genome shotgun sequence genomic DNA includes:
- the LOC121376767 gene encoding uncharacterized protein LOC121376767, whose amino-acid sequence MTSYTTLKFNTVSCQHGFYRSEKQKNKGWVRGVQAMAVFGVVAAIFSLVFVLVFLKRPRKQFLILSGVAGISAGLFVIIGVLIYGFRYLDKYAHTFEWGFYLEILAACIMITAGATLLSVMRGK is encoded by the exons atgacgtcatatacaACGTTAAAATTTAACACTGTGTCTTGTCAACATGGCTTTTACAGatcagaaaaacaaaagaataaaG GTTGGGTACGCGGTGTTCAAGCAATGGCCGTGTTCGGAGTGGTAGCGGCCATCTTTTCacttgtttttgttcttgttttcctGAAGCGACCAAGAAAACAGTTCCTCATATTGTCCGGGGTGGCAGGCATCAGTGCAG GACTTTTCGTGATCATCGGAGTCCTTATATACGGTTTTCGCTATCTTGACAAGTATGCACATACCTTCGAATGGGGTTTTTATCTGGAAATACTAGCAGCTTGCATAATGATTACAGCTGGAGCTACTTTACTATCTGTCATGCGGGGAAAATGA